The proteins below come from a single Zea mays cultivar B73 chromosome 8, Zm-B73-REFERENCE-NAM-5.0, whole genome shotgun sequence genomic window:
- the LOC100282282 gene encoding ran-binding protein 1 — protein MADKEPVVERPEAGEEEEDASAAAAAGEEEDTGAQVAPIVRLEEVAVTTGEEDEDVLLDMKAKLYRFDKDGNQWKERGTGAVKLLKHKQTGKVRLVMRQAKTLKICANHLVASTTKMQEHAGSDKSCVWHAADFADGELKEEMFAIRFGSVENCKKFKELVEEIAESLTKNEGKEGEDGGSTAGLLAKLTVSEGKSEGSGKSESTDSGKVTETKADTAPAE, from the exons ATGGCGGACAAGGAGCCTGTCGTGGAGCGGCCAGAGGCgggtgaggaggaggaggacgcctcagccgccgccgccgcgggggaGGAGGAGGACACGGGCGCCCAGGTGGCTCCCATCGTGCGGCTTGAGGAGGTAGCCGTCACCACCGGCGAGGAGGACGAGGACGTCCTGCTCGACAT GAAGGCGAAGCTGTACCGATTCGACAAAGACGGTAACCAATGGaaggaacggggcacgggcgctgTCAAGCTTCTCAAGCACAAGCAGACCGGCAAGGTCCGCCTAGTCATGCGCCAGGCTAAAACGCTTAAGATCTGCGCGAACCACCTCG TGGCCTCCACCACGAAGATGCAGGAGCATGCGGGCAGCGACAAGTCGTGTGTTTGGCACGCTGCTGACTTTGCCGATGGCGAACTTAAGGAGGAGATGTTTGCCATCAGGTTTGGTTCGGTAGAAA ACTGCAAGAAGTTCAAGGAGTTGGTTGAGGAGATAGCTGAGTCGCTTACAAAGAACGAGGGCAAGGAAGGTGAAGATGGTGGTTCCACGGCTGGATTGCTGGCGAAGCTCACTGTGAGCGAGGGCAAATCTGAGGGAAGTGGCAAGTCTGAGTCCACTGATTCTGGCAAAGTGACTGAAACCAAAGCCGACACAGCCCCAGCTGAGTAG